One window of the Osmerus mordax isolate fOsmMor3 chromosome 2, fOsmMor3.pri, whole genome shotgun sequence genome contains the following:
- the dbi gene encoding acyl-CoA-binding protein isoform X2, which yields MSELETNFKKAAEEVKQLKSKPEDSEMLKVYALFKQASVGDVNTARPGMLDFTGKAKWDAWEKEKGKSNDTAMTEYIALVEELKKKYGV from the exons ATGTCTGAACTTGAG ACCAACTTCAAGAAGGCTGCAGAAGAAGTAAAGCAGCTTAAATCAAAGCCAGAGGATTCTGAAATGCTTAAGGTTTATGCATTGTTCAAGCAGGCCTCTGTGGGTGATGTCAATACCG CTCGTCCAGGTATGCTTGATTTCACTGGGAAAGCCAAATGGGATGcttgggagaaagagaagg GAAAGAGCAACGATACTGCCATGACTGAGTACATTGCTTTGGTAGAGGAGTTGAAAAAGAAGTATGGAGTATAA
- the dbi gene encoding acyl-CoA-binding protein isoform X1, whose amino-acid sequence MLEQGNIHRQSITNFKKAAEEVKQLKSKPEDSEMLKVYALFKQASVGDVNTARPGMLDFTGKAKWDAWEKEKGKSNDTAMTEYIALVEELKKKYGV is encoded by the exons atgttggagcagggaaatatcCATAGGCAATCCATA ACCAACTTCAAGAAGGCTGCAGAAGAAGTAAAGCAGCTTAAATCAAAGCCAGAGGATTCTGAAATGCTTAAGGTTTATGCATTGTTCAAGCAGGCCTCTGTGGGTGATGTCAATACCG CTCGTCCAGGTATGCTTGATTTCACTGGGAAAGCCAAATGGGATGcttgggagaaagagaagg GAAAGAGCAACGATACTGCCATGACTGAGTACATTGCTTTGGTAGAGGAGTTGAAAAAGAAGTATGGAGTATAA